From the Streptomyces sp. NBC_00654 genome, the window GGTACGGAACAGCACCAGGATCAGGCAGGCGACCAGGCAGAGCAGAACGGGCCATTTGAGGACCGCCCACAGCGCCTCGCCCGCGTGGGCCAGGCCCATCCGGTGCCCGAGCCAGCGGGCCAGCGGGCCGGTGAGGACAAGAGCGAAGGCGCTGGCCATCAGCAGCACCAGCAGTCCGACGGCCGAGGCGACGATGATGTGGGCCTTGCGCAGCGCCGGCCGGGTGTCCTGGACATGGTGCATGGCGTGCAGCGCCCGGCGGAAGACGGCCAGATAGCTGGACGCCGACCACACCGCGCTCACGGTCCCGGTCGCGACGAGCAGCCAGACAGCGGTGCGCTCATGGGTGGCCTCCTCCAGTGACTGGCGGAGCGCCGCGCCGGATTCCGCGGGCGCGAACGAGGTGATGTCGGAGATCAGGGCACTCGTGGCCCCTGGGTTCGCCAGGCCGATCACCGAAACGGTGACGAGGAGGGCCGGCAGCAGCGCGAGGATCGCGTAGTACGTCAGAGCGGCGGCCCAGTCGGAGATGTCATCGTTCCAGATCGCGACGGGCGTGCGGCGCAGGGCGCCGAACCAGCGGGCCGACGGCCCGGTGTGGCCGGTGTGCCCGGTGGCGCGGGGCGTGCGTTCGGCGGCGGGTGTGGCGGTCCGGCTGGGCAAGCTCGTACTCCGGGGACGTGGGCAGATGCGACGGGGCCGGGATCCTTCGTCCGCTCCTCGGACGCCCCCGGCTGCACCTTTCTCTCATGCCTCGTACCCGTCGACGCACACCGGTCCCGTCGGCCGCACCCCCGCCGGTCACCGGCCGCGGTCAGTCGTTGACCGCCGTCAGCAGGACCACGGCGTCCGCGAGGGCAAGCAGTCCGTGGCGTTCCTGCGGGATCGCGTGCAGCGTCCCGGCGGTCAGTTCGACGTCGCCGGAGCCCGCGGTCAGCCGGACCGAGCCGCGCAGGACCTGGAGGGAGGCGGCGGGCGGCGCGTTGTGCTCGTCCAGAGCCGTCCCCGAGGTCAATGCGATCACCGATTGGCGCAGGGGCGGCTGCTGGAGCAGGAGGTGGGCACTGCGTCCATGGGCGGATTCACGGGCCGCGGCCAGATGCTCGTCGGCGAGGGCGTTGAGGTCATCCATACGCCCCACTCTGCCGCAGCCCCCGCTCCCCCGCGATCCTGCCGTACGCCGCCCGGACCGGGTCCGGGCGGCGTACGGCAGGCGATACGGGCGGTGTACGGGAGGACCGTCAGAGTCCACCGGTGTACAGCAGCCGGTCCGGCGAACCCGGGCTCAGCGACGTCAGCACGCCCGGCGTCGCCTCGTCGGCCAGCCGCTTCGCCAGGGTCTCGGGACTCACCGTC encodes:
- a CDS encoding cupin, whose product is MDDLNALADEHLAAARESAHGRSAHLLLQQPPLRQSVIALTSGTALDEHNAPPAASLQVLRGSVRLTAGSGDVELTAGTLHAIPQERHGLLALADAVVLLTAVND
- a CDS encoding YihY/virulence factor BrkB family protein; amino-acid sequence: MPSRTATPAAERTPRATGHTGHTGPSARWFGALRRTPVAIWNDDISDWAAALTYYAILALLPALLVTVSVIGLANPGATSALISDITSFAPAESGAALRQSLEEATHERTAVWLLVATGTVSAVWSASSYLAVFRRALHAMHHVQDTRPALRKAHIIVASAVGLLVLLMASAFALVLTGPLARWLGHRMGLAHAGEALWAVLKWPVLLCLVACLILVLFRTGPRSARGMNQGLPGGILAAFLWLVASAGFAFYATHIGSYSRLYGSLAGLVVFLIWVWFTNLALLTGAQFNVELARSVREPSRTAAPD